A region from the Lycium barbarum isolate Lr01 chromosome 8, ASM1917538v2, whole genome shotgun sequence genome encodes:
- the LOC132607812 gene encoding uncharacterized protein LOC132607812 encodes MAPNKEWMQLVQDRLDNAYILGVETFLDYAFTRLRETQEIRCPCVKCCNASSRTRKMVRSHLIVYGIIESYTFWYHHGERLGEPQSDSEFVDDNDIEKDDDEDENEIPEILRDLYPAFNGDNMNTGSDDFVEEEPNPEAKRFYSLLKDFEQPLYECSKASKLSTMVKLIHIKSIGHWSNASFTMLLKMLKEDLLPDGSNLPGSYYEAKKIIQDLGLSYKKIDACKNNCMLYWKDDKFLESCKVCGASRWKEDKRNGETKSKCGKKIPCKILRYFPLMPRLQRLFMSSKTTSLMRWHFDERVDDGIMRHPADSIAWKTLDELHLSFATEPRNVQLGLASDGFQPFKSSKTPYSIWSVVLIPYNLPPWLCMKQENFILSMLIPGPECPGDAIDVYPQPLIEELKELWETGVETFDASTRQNFMLHVAFLWTINDFPVYANLSGWSTKGKLACPC; translated from the coding sequence ATGGCACCTAATAAGGAATGGATGCAACTTGTTCAAGATCGACTTGATAATGCTTACATACTTGGGGTGGAGACATTTTTGGATTATGCTTTTACAAGATTGAGAGAAACGCAAGAAATACGTTGTCCATGTGTCAAATGTTGTAATGCATCTTCAAGAACTCGTAAGATGGTTAGGTCACATTTAATAGTATATGGAATAATCGAAAGTTATACTTTTTGGTATCATCACGGGGAGAGGTTAGGTGAGCCGCAGTCAGATTCTGAATTTGTAGACGATAATGACATTGAAAAGGATGATGACGAGGATGAGAATGAAATACCTGAGATCTTAAGGGATTTATACCCCGCTTTCAATGGAGATAATATGAACACCGGTAGTGATGATTTTGTTGAGGAGGAACCAAATCCTGAAGCAAAACGATTCTATAGCCTGTTAAAGGATTTTGAGCAACCATTATACGAATGTTCAAAAGCTTCTAAACTTTCTACTATGGTTAAATTGATTCATATTAAAAGTATTGGTCATTGGAGTAATGCATCATTTACAATGTTGTTGAAGATGCTGAAGGAAGATTTATTACCTGATGGATCAAACTTGCCAGGTTCATATTACGAGGCAAAGAAGATAATTCAGGACCTTGGTCTTTCTTACAAGAAGATTGATGCGTGTAAGAATAATTGCATGTTATATTGGAAGGATGATAAGTTTCTTGAGTCTTGCAAAGTTTGCGGCGCATCTAGATGGAAGGAGGATAAACGTAACGGGGAAACAAAATCTAAATGTGGGAAAAAGATACCATGCAAGATTTTACGTTATTTTCCTCTAATGCCCAGACTTCAAAGATTGTttatgtcctcgaaaacaacttCTTTGATGAGATGGCATTTTGATGAAAGAGTTGATGATGGAATAATGAGGCACCCGGCTGATTCAATAGCATGGAAGACACTTGATGAACTTCACCTATCTTTTGCCACCGAGCCTCGTAATGTTCAACTTGGACTTGCTAGTGATGGTTTTCAACCATTTAAAAGTTCCAAAACTCCGTATAGCATTTGGTCTGTGGTACTTATTCCTTATAATTTACCACCTTGGTTATGCATGAAGCAAGAGAATTTTATTTTATCGATGCTTATTCCTGGTCCTGAATGTCCCGGAGATGCAATTGATGTTTATCCCCAACCTTTGATAGAGGAATTAAAGGAATTATGGGAAACTGGAGTTGAGACCTTTGATGCGTCAACTAGACAGAATTTTATGTTACATGTAGCTTTTTTATGGACCATTAATGACTTTCCAGTATATGCAAATTTGTCGGGATGGAGTACCAAAGGAAAATTGGCTTGCCCATGTTGA